The genomic stretch ATTGGCGCTCTTGCGGGTCATTCCCACTCGATGGTGGCTGGGGGTTTGGAGCTGATGTCGTAGACCACGCGGTTGATCCCGCGGACCTCGTTGATGATGCGGTTGGAGATTGTCGCCAGCACGTCGTAGGGGATGCGCGACCAATCGGCCGTCATGAAGTCCGATGTGTCTACCGACCGCACGGCAACCACGTTTTCATACGTGCGGCCGTCGCCCATCACGCCCACCGACTGGACCGGCAGCAGGACGCAGAAGGTCTGGGCGGTCTTGCGGTACAGACCGGCGGCGGTGATTTCTTCGATGACGATATTATCGGCCTTGCGCAGGACTTCGAGCCGCTCGGGCGTCACTTCGCCCAGGCACCGCACGGCTAGCCCCGGGCCGGGGAAGGGGTGCCGCCAGACGACCTGCTCGGGCAGGCCCAGAAGTTCGCCGACCTGGCGCACCTCGTCCTTGAACAAGTCGCGCAGGGGTTCGATCAGGTCGAAGCCCAACTCGGCGGGCAGGCCGCCGACGTTGTGGTGCAGCTTGATGTTGGCCGCCTGCCCGGCCAGCGAATGGCCAGACTCGATCACGTCAGGGTACAGCGTGCCCTGGGCGAGGTAGCGGGCGTTGGGAATGCTCTTGGCCGCACGCTTGAACATGTCGATGAACGTGTGCCCGATGACGCGGCGCTTCTGCTGCGGGTCGATCACGCCCTTGAGGTTCGTCAGAAAATCATCCGCCCCGCGCACGGTCGTCAGGTTGATCTTGAAGTGATCCTTGAACGTCGTCTCGACGAGCTCGACTTCGTTGAGCCGCAGCAGGCCGTTGTCGACGAAGATGCACGAGAGCCGCGCGTCGATGGCCTTGTGCAGCAGGGCCGCCAGCACGGAGGAGTCGACCCCGCCCGAGAGCCCGCAGATGACGCGTTCGTCGGCCGCCACGCGCGAGCGTACGTCCGACACGACGGCCTCGATAAACGAGCCCATTTTCCACAGGCCCTGGCACTTGCAGATGTCATAGAGGAAGTTGACGAAGATCTCTCGCCCGTGCGGCGTGTGCGTGACTTCCGGGTGGAACTGCACGCCGTAGAACGGGCGAGTCTTGTGGCGCACCGCCGCGATAGGGCAGGTCGGCGTGGCGGCCAGCGAGACGAAGTCGTCGTTGAGCTCGCGTACCTGGTCGCCGTGGCTCATCCAGACGGTGGTTTCGGCCGGGACGCCCTTGAGAAAATGCCCGGGTTCTGTGACGTTCAGTGCGGTGCGGCCGTACTCCCGCGAGGGGGCGCTGCGGACCTGGGCGCCGAGCATCTGGCA from Planctomycetaceae bacterium encodes the following:
- the guaA gene encoding glutamine-hydrolyzing GMP synthase is translated as MTTAQAQSETIVILDFGSQYAQLIARRVRENGVYSVLARPDVTLDEITALNPRGLIFTGGPSSVYETGAPRCRPEVFNLGVPILGICYGMQLACQMLGAQVRSAPSREYGRTALNVTEPGHFLKGVPAETTVWMSHGDQVRELNDDFVSLAATPTCPIAAVRHKTRPFYGVQFHPEVTHTPHGREIFVNFLYDICKCQGLWKMGSFIEAVVSDVRSRVAADERVICGLSGGVDSSVLAALLHKAIDARLSCIFVDNGLLRLNEVELVETTFKDHFKINLTTVRGADDFLTNLKGVIDPQQKRRVIGHTFIDMFKRAAKSIPNARYLAQGTLYPDVIESGHSLAGQAANIKLHHNVGGLPAELGFDLIEPLRDLFKDEVRQVGELLGLPEQVVWRHPFPGPGLAVRCLGEVTPERLEVLRKADNIVIEEITAAGLYRKTAQTFCVLLPVQSVGVMGDGRTYENVVAVRSVDTSDFMTADWSRIPYDVLATISNRIINEVRGINRVVYDISSKPPATIEWE